A window from Flavobacterium gyeonganense encodes these proteins:
- a CDS encoding GLPGLI family protein, whose product MKKLPYYLLLVLAFSQVQAQKDFQGMAVYESKTQTPKFDGMRAGNRDITPEMQKSIEERMKQMLEKTFVLNFNKSASIYKEEEKLETPGQQGGGMRMMMSSMMGGGGTFYKDVKSKTYTVDKEFMGKEFLVKDSLPRLNWKLEQETKQIGGYNCYKATVVKEASQTDFRNFRPKNNDDKKDDAKKSSGDTKTNFEDSFEIPKEIIVTAWYTPEIPINQGPENYWGLPGLILEVNDGTTTILCSKIVLNAKEKADIKAPSKGKEISQKEYDETVVKKMKEFREMNRGRAGGPPMMGR is encoded by the coding sequence ATGAAAAAATTACCATATTATTTGCTTTTAGTACTTGCTTTCAGTCAGGTACAGGCGCAGAAAGATTTTCAGGGAATGGCTGTTTATGAGTCAAAAACACAGACGCCTAAATTTGATGGAATGCGTGCAGGAAACCGTGATATTACACCTGAAATGCAAAAAAGCATCGAAGAAAGAATGAAGCAGATGTTGGAAAAAACATTTGTACTAAACTTCAATAAATCGGCATCTATTTACAAAGAAGAAGAAAAATTAGAAACTCCCGGACAGCAAGGCGGTGGAATGAGAATGATGATGAGCTCTATGATGGGCGGGGGCGGCACTTTTTATAAAGATGTTAAAAGTAAAACCTATACCGTCGATAAAGAATTCATGGGTAAAGAATTTTTGGTAAAAGATTCCCTCCCAAGGTTAAATTGGAAATTAGAACAGGAAACCAAACAAATTGGAGGTTATAATTGTTACAAAGCAACTGTTGTAAAAGAAGCCAGTCAAACTGATTTTAGAAATTTCAGGCCTAAAAATAATGATGATAAAAAAGATGATGCAAAAAAATCATCCGGTGATACCAAAACCAACTTTGAGGACAGTTTTGAAATCCCAAAGGAAATAATTGTAACAGCTTGGTATACGCCTGAAATTCCAATTAATCAGGGACCGGAAAATTATTGGGGATTACCGGGTTTAATTTTAGAAGTTAATGATGGCACAACTACTATTTTGTGTTCAAAAATTGTTTTGAATGCCAAAGAAAAAGCAGATATCAAAGCACCATCCAAAGGAAAAGAAATTTCGCAGAAAGAGTATGACGAAACAGTTGTAAAAAAGATGAAAGAGTTTAGGGAAATGAATCGTGGGCGCGCAGGAGGTCCACCGATGATGGGGAGATAA
- a CDS encoding carboxypeptidase-like regulatory domain-containing protein, with the protein MNKILCFVAFLFTSLSFSQSVRFDGFIQDDQKNPLEMANIMAINNGTKAMDSYGITNDKGKFQLTLKPNTAYTIKVSYLGMKSKEIAVATKSENISQSIVLDGTGIELEGVEIVREMPVSIKGDTIVYNADSFKSGTERKLEDVLKKLPGVEVNADGEIEVEGKKVSKLMVEGKDFFDGDTKLGVKNIPADAIDKIQVLRNYNEVSALKGLENDQDNVAMNIKLKEGKKNFWFGDVTAGTGVGELDSRYVINPKLFYYSPKYSINLITNFNNIGELPMTAQDYFKFTGGFKNMMKKGGSNFNVSSNDVGISLLRNNRAKEIETKFGATNFAYSVNKAWNISGFGILSTSKTDLETKSQTTYLGSGDQQKRDEETHQKNNLGLFKLSSTYKPNDKFQFDYDILTKLTKQEENTDLLRQQVVNNITGSENIFTNKKQNPTSINQNLSLYYTQSDKNIFAFEMQHLYQDENPFYNANLRTQPFNLLGYTAGQQRNDLNQDRFVKTNKVDAKLDYYYMVTPKSNINITLGNTYSYQNFNSHIFQILDNGDKNDLNGSTNNNDVNYNFNDTFLGFHYKILAGKFTLTPGLSLHSYTMTNTQSGTDYSQNFTKVLPDFFALYQIKKSETLTYNFSLTNDFTDINQLAEGYVLSDYSSLFRGVRSLENATSQVHSLRYFKYNMFNFENIFANATYTRKVDAIKTEADFEGINQSSVPYNSNLADETLSGMGNYGRSFLKNYKASATASLNWSKFNNRQNGEPATTESFTQSYTAKASTNYKNLPNIEFGYNMLINKYSGSTFYTDKPFAKLDYYFLDSFSFVSEYEFYHYYNGNKSVNNEYDFLSASLIYQKKNSKWEYKIAATNLLNTKYLNDDNFSQFSTRVSQYTVQPRYIIFSMKYNL; encoded by the coding sequence ATGAACAAAATACTTTGTTTCGTAGCTTTTTTATTTACTTCTTTGAGTTTTTCTCAAAGTGTCCGCTTTGATGGATTTATTCAGGATGACCAGAAAAATCCGCTGGAAATGGCCAACATTATGGCTATAAATAATGGTACAAAAGCAATGGATTCGTACGGAATTACCAATGATAAAGGGAAATTTCAGCTCACCTTAAAACCAAATACCGCTTACACTATAAAAGTAAGTTATTTGGGAATGAAATCTAAAGAAATAGCCGTTGCAACCAAATCTGAAAATATATCTCAAAGCATAGTTCTGGATGGAACCGGAATCGAATTAGAAGGCGTCGAAATTGTCCGTGAAATGCCGGTTTCGATAAAAGGCGATACTATTGTGTATAATGCCGATTCTTTTAAATCCGGAACCGAAAGAAAACTCGAAGACGTTCTTAAAAAATTACCCGGTGTTGAGGTAAATGCCGATGGAGAAATAGAAGTAGAAGGGAAAAAGGTCAGTAAATTAATGGTGGAAGGCAAAGATTTTTTTGACGGAGATACCAAATTGGGAGTCAAAAATATTCCGGCTGATGCTATTGATAAAATTCAGGTTCTTAGAAACTATAATGAAGTAAGTGCATTAAAAGGTCTTGAAAACGATCAGGATAATGTAGCAATGAATATCAAGCTGAAAGAAGGTAAAAAGAACTTCTGGTTTGGCGATGTAACAGCCGGAACCGGTGTTGGAGAACTTGACAGCCGTTACGTTATCAATCCGAAATTGTTTTATTACAGTCCAAAATACAGTATAAATTTAATTACGAATTTTAATAACATTGGAGAGTTGCCAATGACAGCTCAGGATTACTTCAAATTCACAGGCGGGTTTAAAAATATGATGAAAAAAGGCGGAAGCAATTTTAATGTATCTTCAAATGATGTAGGAATTTCACTTTTAAGAAATAATCGTGCTAAAGAAATCGAAACGAAATTTGGTGCCACAAATTTTGCTTATTCGGTTAATAAAGCATGGAATATTAGCGGTTTCGGAATTCTTTCGACTTCAAAAACAGATTTAGAAACCAAATCTCAGACCACCTATTTAGGTTCTGGAGATCAGCAAAAAAGAGACGAAGAAACGCATCAAAAGAATAATCTGGGACTTTTTAAATTAAGCTCGACTTATAAACCCAATGATAAATTTCAATTTGATTATGATATTTTAACCAAGCTGACCAAGCAGGAAGAAAATACCGATTTACTTCGTCAGCAGGTCGTGAATAACATCACAGGGTCAGAAAATATTTTTACGAACAAAAAACAAAATCCGACTTCTATAAATCAAAACCTTAGCTTGTATTACACACAAAGCGACAAAAATATTTTTGCTTTTGAAATGCAGCATTTATATCAGGATGAAAATCCTTTTTATAATGCTAATCTACGTACACAGCCTTTTAATTTGTTAGGTTATACTGCAGGTCAGCAAAGAAATGATTTAAATCAGGATCGTTTTGTAAAAACCAATAAAGTGGATGCCAAACTGGATTACTATTACATGGTAACACCCAAAAGCAATATCAATATAACGTTAGGGAATACATATTCGTACCAAAATTTCAACTCTCATATTTTTCAGATTCTGGATAACGGAGATAAAAATGACCTGAACGGATCTACTAATAATAATGATGTAAACTATAATTTTAATGATACTTTTTTAGGATTTCATTATAAGATTCTGGCGGGTAAATTTACGTTGACACCCGGTCTCAGCCTGCATTCGTATACAATGACAAACACCCAATCAGGTACAGATTATTCGCAGAATTTCACAAAAGTGTTACCGGATTTTTTTGCTCTTTATCAAATCAAAAAATCAGAAACACTGACTTATAATTTTTCTTTGACCAATGATTTTACCGATATCAATCAATTGGCTGAAGGTTATGTTCTGTCAGATTACAGCAGTTTGTTCCGTGGAGTTCGTTCCCTTGAAAATGCAACTTCACAAGTACATTCGCTTCGTTACTTCAAGTACAATATGTTCAATTTTGAAAACATTTTTGCTAATGCAACCTATACCAGAAAAGTAGATGCTATAAAAACTGAAGCCGATTTCGAAGGAATAAACCAGTCATCAGTGCCATATAATTCTAATTTGGCAGACGAAACCCTTTCCGGAATGGGAAATTATGGCCGTTCATTTTTAAAAAATTACAAAGCTTCAGCAACTGCAAGTCTTAATTGGTCAAAATTCAATAACAGACAAAATGGGGAGCCGGCTACAACAGAGAGTTTTACTCAAAGTTATACCGCAAAAGCTTCTACGAATTATAAAAATCTGCCCAATATTGAGTTTGGTTATAATATGCTGATCAACAAATACAGCGGCTCGACTTTTTATACAGATAAACCGTTTGCAAAATTAGACTATTATTTTCTGGATAGTTTTTCTTTCGTTTCTGAGTATGAATTCTATCATTACTACAACGGAAACAAATCAGTCAATAACGAATATGATTTTTTAAGCGCCAGTTTAATTTATCAGAAGAAAAACAGCAAATGGGAATATAAAATTGCAGCTACCAACTTGTTAAACACCAAATATCTCAATGATGACAACTTTTCGCAGTTCTCAACAAGAGTTTCTCAATACACAGTCCAGCCGAGATACATCATTTTTTCTATGAAATATAATTTATAG
- a CDS encoding DUF2931 family protein yields MKKTFKLFIVTALLNITLISCQDKMEEKKYNWTAAVCTPKNYPAEIFSGHLLLSDQPKSGYVYMPFNRIINSEDLGDNDGSSSGEATGIAPKILDITWLSYTENKSYSGIFKLDSEKIEALMINGSERPYWDVEIKKVGVVRDYHFVVNAGLFPGGMVVLYVFSQSNMTIVGRYQAHEDKNVDWEVAHPSMKDKEGITKYVNYMNEDLPQEILDQIKNGTIPFGYWETLLKNILLRQLLKKKIK; encoded by the coding sequence ATGAAAAAAACTTTTAAATTATTTATAGTAACAGCGTTGCTAAATATAACGCTTATCTCATGTCAAGATAAAATGGAAGAAAAAAAATATAATTGGACAGCTGCTGTCTGTACACCTAAAAACTACCCTGCCGAGATTTTTTCAGGACATTTATTATTAAGTGACCAACCGAAAAGCGGTTACGTTTATATGCCTTTTAATAGAATAATAAATAGCGAGGATTTAGGAGATAATGATGGCTCTTCGTCTGGAGAAGCGACAGGAATAGCCCCTAAAATACTGGATATAACATGGCTTTCTTATACAGAAAATAAAAGTTACTCGGGTATTTTTAAACTGGATTCTGAAAAAATAGAAGCATTAATGATAAATGGGAGTGAAAGACCCTATTGGGATGTTGAAATCAAAAAAGTTGGTGTTGTAAGAGACTATCATTTTGTTGTCAATGCAGGATTATTTCCCGGTGGGATGGTAGTTTTGTATGTATTTAGTCAATCGAATATGACTATTGTAGGAAGGTATCAGGCGCATGAAGATAAAAATGTAGATTGGGAAGTTGCACATCCTTCAATGAAAGATAAAGAAGGTATTACTAAATATGTCAATTATATGAATGAAGATCTACCACAAGAAATATTAGACCAGATTAAAAACGGAACAATTCCCTTTGGGTATTGGGAAACTCTTTTAAAAAATATCCTATTACGCCAATTGTTAAAAAAGAAGATAAAGTAG
- a CDS encoding DUF2931 family protein, whose translation MPKQNKRKKYFWDASVCTPKNYPAEIFSGHLLLSDHPQSGYVYMPFGDIINSYNLGDNDGSSSGEATGIVPKILDITWLSYTENKSYSGIFKLDSEKIESLMINGSESPYWDVETKKVGVVNDFDFTINAGLFPGGMVVLYVWSPSNMTIIGRYKAHVDNNVDWKVAREQMEDNSEMDKDVADLVSRLPQEIKDQIKNGTIPFGYWETLFQKYPITPIVKKEDKVETIGINYINGEFESIFLSLNGNVMPIKERAVPRKINIVWHDVNDRRMESDIFFDEKKSKAIFETIKAEEKINFIIEIDRNTKPRETKGISIKLKTATAETDMKEAIISQESFTKPTPY comes from the coding sequence TTGCCAAAACAAAATAAAAGAAAAAAATATTTTTGGGATGCTTCTGTTTGTACCCCTAAAAACTACCCTGCTGAAATATTTTCAGGGCATTTATTATTAAGTGACCACCCCCAAAGCGGTTATGTTTATATGCCTTTTGGGGATATCATAAATAGCTATAATCTTGGAGATAATGATGGTTCTTCGTCCGGAGAAGCTACCGGAATAGTTCCTAAAATACTGGATATAACATGGCTTTCTTATACAGAAAATAAAAGTTATTCGGGTATTTTTAAACTGGATTCTGAAAAAATCGAATCCCTAATGATAAATGGTAGTGAAAGTCCCTATTGGGATGTTGAAACGAAAAAAGTTGGTGTTGTAAATGATTTCGATTTTACTATTAATGCAGGTCTATTTCCGGGGGGGATGGTAGTTTTGTATGTCTGGAGTCCGTCAAACATGACTATTATAGGGCGCTATAAGGCACACGTTGATAATAATGTAGATTGGAAAGTTGCTCGTGAACAAATGGAAGATAATAGTGAAATGGATAAAGATGTAGCAGATTTAGTTAGCAGATTGCCTCAAGAAATAAAAGACCAGATTAAAAACGGAACAATCCCTTTTGGATATTGGGAAACTCTTTTTCAAAAATATCCTATCACACCAATTGTTAAAAAAGAAGACAAAGTAGAGACTATCGGCATTAATTATATAAATGGAGAGTTTGAATCAATCTTTTTGAGTTTAAATGGTAATGTAATGCCAATAAAAGAACGAGCAGTTCCCCGAAAAATAAATATTGTCTGGCATGATGTTAATGACAGACGCATGGAAAGTGATATTTTCTTTGATGAAAAAAAGTCCAAAGCCATTTTTGAGACTATAAAAGCAGAAGAAAAAATCAATTTTATAATCGAAATAGACCGAAATACAAAACCTCGGGAAACAAAAGGAATTTCGATAAAACTAAAAACAGCAACTGCTGAAACAGACATGAAAGAGGCCATTATTTCGCAGGAATCGTTTACTAAACCTACACCTTACTAA
- a CDS encoding phage baseplate assembly protein V, which produces MNNNYFIPEIGEEVLVGFQGDNAQNPYVLGTHYNGIESEKEYNYYIGFSSREESYSYHLTFNAKDGSWFSLDKSDSFIPWGEKEIRTKNIVEKKHKSPVQLDISWYTYEKNYKNRQWYSGKIILPQNLENLLKSGIFKRLLICIEKDEHKDAVFGTLSLNGKNAEKKIMVFKLGRYDYKLEKQLSPEYILPKGFVFPKWEKGKEPLNTPDVDYWQEQ; this is translated from the coding sequence GTGAATAATAATTATTTTATTCCCGAAATCGGTGAAGAGGTTTTGGTAGGTTTTCAAGGCGATAATGCACAGAATCCTTATGTTTTAGGAACACATTACAACGGCATAGAAAGTGAAAAAGAGTATAATTATTATATTGGGTTTAGCAGTAGAGAAGAATCTTATAGTTATCATTTGACATTTAATGCAAAAGATGGCTCTTGGTTTTCATTAGACAAATCTGATTCATTTATTCCTTGGGGTGAAAAAGAAATAAGAACAAAAAATATTGTAGAAAAAAAGCATAAATCTCCTGTTCAATTAGATATTAGCTGGTACACTTATGAAAAAAACTATAAAAACAGACAATGGTATAGTGGTAAAATAATTTTGCCCCAAAATTTAGAAAATCTTTTAAAATCAGGAATTTTTAAAAGATTACTTATATGTATTGAAAAAGATGAACATAAAGATGCTGTATTTGGTACATTATCATTAAATGGTAAAAATGCAGAAAAAAAAATTATGGTCTTTAAACTTGGGAGATATGATTATAAATTAGAAAAGCAACTATCACCGGAATATATATTACCAAAAGGTTTTGTCTTCCCTAAATGGGAGAAAGGTAAAGAGCCATTAAATACACCAGATGTTGATTATTGGCAAGAGCAGTAG
- a CDS encoding DUF2931 family protein: protein MPKQNERKKYFWDASVCTPKNYPAEIFSGHLLLSDQPKSGYVYMPFNRVINSEDLGDNDGSSSGEATGIAPKILDITWLSYTENKSYSGIFKLDSEKIEALMINGSDRPYWDVETKKVGIVKDYHFVINAGLFPGGMVVLYVFSQSNMIIVGRYQAHEDKTVDWGIAHEIMKTQEGFDETIRVNTKDLPQDILDQIKKGTIPFGYWETLFQKYPITPIVKKEDKVETIGINYINGEFESIFLSLNGNVMPIKERAVPRKINIVWHDVNDRRMESDIFFDEKKSKAIFETIKTKEKINFIIEIDRNTKPRETKGISIKLKTATAETDMKEAIISQESFTKPTPY from the coding sequence TTGCCAAAACAAAATGAAAGAAAAAAATATTTTTGGGATGCTTCTGTTTGTACACCTAAAAACTACCCTGCTGAAATATTTTCAGGGCATTTATTATTAAGTGATCAACCCAAAAGTGGTTATGTTTATATGCCTTTTAACAGAGTAATAAATAGTGAGGACTTAGGAGACAATGATGGTTCTTCGTCTGGAGAAGCTACAGGAATAGCCCCTAAAATACTGGACATAACATGGCTTTCCTATACAGAAAATAAAAGTTATTCAGGTATTTTTAAACTCGATTCAGAAAAAATAGAAGCATTAATGATTAACGGTAGTGACAGACCCTATTGGGATGTTGAAACGAAAAAAGTTGGTATTGTAAAAGATTATCATTTTGTTATTAATGCTGGATTGTTCCCTGGAGGAATGGTCGTTTTATATGTATTTAGTCAATCAAATATGATTATTGTAGGAAGGTATCAGGCGCATGAAGATAAAACTGTAGATTGGGGAATTGCACATGAAATAATGAAAACACAAGAGGGCTTTGATGAGACAATTAGAGTTAATACAAAAGATTTACCACAAGACATATTAGACCAGATTAAAAAGGGTACAATCCCTTTTGGATATTGGGAAACTCTTTTTCAAAAATATCCTATCACACCAATTGTTAAAAAAGAAGACAAAGTAGAGACTATCGGAATTAATTATATAAATGGAGAGTTTGAATCAATCTTTTTGAGTTTAAATGGTAATGTAATGCCAATAAAAGAACGAGCAGTTCCCCGAAAAATAAATATTGTCTGGCATGATGTTAATGACAGACGCATGGAGAGTGATATTTTCTTTGATGAAAAAAAGTCCAAAGCCATTTTTGAGACTATCAAAACAAAAGAAAAAATCAACTTTATAATCGAAATAGATCGGAATACAAAACCTCGGGAAACAAAAGGAATTTCGATAAAACTAAAAACAGCAACTGCTGAAACAGACATGAAAGAGGCCATTATTTCGCAGGAATCGTTTACTAAACCTACACCTTATTGA
- the metK gene encoding methionine adenosyltransferase, which yields MAYLFTSESVSEGHPDKVADQISDALIDNFLAFDADSKVACETLVTTGQVILAGEVKSNTYLDVQQIAREVIRKIGYTKSEYMFEANSCGILSAIHEQSADINQGVDRAKPEEQGAGDQGMMFGYATNETENYMPLALDLSHKLLQELAILRRENKEITYLRPDAKSQVTLEYSDDNKPTRIDAIVISTQHDDFDEEAAMLAKIKKDIIEILIPRIIAKNPEHAHLFNDKINYHINPTGKFVIGGPHGDTGLTGRKIIVDTYGGKGAHGGGAFSGKDPSKVDRSAAYATRHIAKNLVAAGVADEILVQVSYAIGVAEPMGIFIETYGTSKVNLTNGEIAKKVQELFDMRPYFIEQRLKLRNPIYSETAAYGHMGRKPETVTKTFSAPGGNEKTVTVELFTWEKLDFVDKVKTAFGL from the coding sequence ATGGCTTATTTATTTACGTCAGAATCTGTTAGTGAAGGGCATCCGGACAAAGTTGCAGATCAAATTTCGGATGCATTAATTGATAACTTCTTAGCATTTGATGCTGACTCAAAAGTTGCATGTGAAACTTTAGTTACAACTGGTCAGGTAATTTTGGCCGGAGAAGTAAAATCGAATACGTATCTTGATGTACAGCAAATCGCGCGTGAAGTAATCCGTAAAATTGGATACACTAAAAGTGAATATATGTTTGAGGCGAATTCATGTGGAATTCTTTCAGCAATTCACGAACAATCAGCAGATATCAACCAAGGTGTTGACAGAGCTAAACCAGAAGAGCAAGGTGCAGGAGATCAGGGAATGATGTTTGGTTACGCTACAAACGAAACCGAAAACTACATGCCATTGGCACTAGATTTATCTCATAAATTATTACAGGAATTAGCTATTTTAAGACGTGAAAATAAGGAAATCACTTATTTACGTCCTGATGCTAAATCTCAGGTAACTTTAGAATATAGTGATGATAACAAACCAACCCGTATTGATGCGATTGTTATCTCAACACAGCATGATGATTTTGATGAAGAAGCTGCCATGTTAGCAAAAATCAAAAAAGATATTATTGAAATTCTTATTCCAAGAATTATTGCTAAAAACCCAGAGCACGCTCATTTATTCAACGATAAAATCAACTACCATATTAACCCAACAGGAAAATTCGTTATTGGAGGGCCTCACGGAGATACTGGTTTAACAGGAAGAAAAATTATCGTTGATACCTACGGTGGAAAAGGTGCTCACGGTGGGGGTGCTTTCTCTGGAAAAGATCCAAGTAAAGTAGATAGAAGTGCTGCTTATGCAACACGTCATATCGCTAAAAACTTAGTTGCTGCGGGTGTTGCTGACGAAATTTTAGTTCAGGTTTCTTACGCCATTGGAGTTGCTGAACCAATGGGGATTTTCATTGAAACTTACGGAACTTCTAAAGTAAATTTAACTAATGGTGAAATTGCTAAGAAAGTACAAGAGTTATTTGACATGCGTCCTTACTTTATCGAACAAAGATTAAAATTAAGAAACCCAATTTACAGCGAAACTGCTGCATATGGACACATGGGACGTAAACCAGAAACGGTTACTAAAACTTTCTCTGCTCCAGGAGGAAATGAAAAGACAGTTACTGTTGAATTGTTTACATGGGAAAAACTTGATTTTGTAGACAAAGTAAAAACTGCTTTTGGATTATAA
- a CDS encoding M28 family metallopeptidase: MKYKLILFLIGSCSVMFSQAVKKPLISAITDKDLRNDMYQMAGDHFNGREAGTLDELKVSMWLANKAKEAGMAPAGDDGTYFQFFDLYRHQVTANTKFKIGQKSYKLWSEVLVAETTNIKVDAPLVYLGAATKQEIEKTDIKGKAVVILASKEGISDEISLFDRRYPGLVKQKYYDLLLSKGAAALILVADELGEQSWSQVEPQMTRGVYGIEGFRDKIPVPPRMPAFWVHNDQLEYLKTTKDLLSTEVVSETYKYPSVNVVGKIEGTDAKLKKEYVLFSGHQDHDGVRQKYGQDSIYNGADDNASTCVAMLAIARAYKKQPGKRTALFVFHGSEERGLLGSSWYASHPTVPEKDIIAVLNGDMIGRNNVNQAALLGSSSPHENSSDLVAIAKKANDEGPKFELDKLWDRPEHPEYFYFRSDHLPYARKGIPAVFFTSVLHSQYHTPMDESENIDFVKLHKMTEWIYRTGWVLSNDQGRPKTLPNVKLER; encoded by the coding sequence ATGAAATATAAATTAATTTTATTTTTAATTGGTTCCTGCAGTGTGATGTTTTCACAAGCAGTTAAAAAGCCTTTGATTTCAGCTATTACAGACAAAGATCTCAGAAATGATATGTACCAAATGGCGGGCGATCATTTCAATGGTCGTGAAGCAGGAACTTTAGATGAACTTAAAGTATCGATGTGGCTTGCCAATAAAGCCAAAGAAGCCGGAATGGCTCCCGCGGGTGATGACGGAACGTATTTTCAGTTTTTCGATTTATACAGGCATCAGGTTACAGCAAATACAAAGTTTAAAATTGGTCAGAAATCTTATAAATTATGGAGTGAGGTTTTAGTAGCAGAAACTACAAATATAAAAGTTGATGCACCATTAGTGTATTTAGGAGCGGCAACAAAACAAGAAATTGAAAAAACAGATATAAAAGGAAAAGCTGTTGTTATTTTAGCTTCCAAAGAAGGAATTTCAGATGAAATTTCTCTTTTTGACAGACGTTACCCAGGTTTGGTGAAGCAAAAATATTACGATTTATTACTTTCAAAAGGGGCAGCAGCACTAATACTTGTAGCTGATGAATTAGGAGAACAAAGCTGGTCACAAGTCGAACCGCAGATGACAAGAGGTGTTTACGGAATTGAAGGTTTCAGGGATAAAATACCGGTGCCTCCAAGAATGCCTGCGTTTTGGGTTCATAATGATCAGTTAGAATATTTAAAAACGACTAAAGATTTATTATCTACAGAAGTGGTTTCTGAAACGTATAAATATCCATCTGTAAATGTGGTTGGAAAAATTGAAGGAACAGATGCGAAGCTTAAAAAGGAGTATGTGCTTTTTAGCGGTCATCAGGATCATGATGGTGTACGTCAAAAGTACGGTCAGGATTCCATTTACAATGGCGCCGATGATAATGCAAGTACCTGTGTGGCGATGCTGGCCATTGCAAGAGCGTATAAAAAACAACCGGGGAAAAGAACAGCTTTGTTTGTTTTTCATGGTTCTGAAGAAAGAGGTTTGTTAGGTTCGAGCTGGTACGCATCTCATCCAACTGTTCCTGAAAAAGATATTATTGCTGTTTTAAATGGTGATATGATTGGAAGAAATAATGTAAATCAGGCAGCGTTATTGGGCTCAAGTTCACCTCATGAAAATTCATCCGATTTGGTAGCAATTGCAAAAAAAGCGAATGATGAAGGCCCAAAATTTGAACTTGACAAACTTTGGGACAGACCGGAACACCCGGAGTATTTTTATTTCCGTTCCGATCATTTGCCTTATGCGCGCAAAGGGATTCCAGCTGTTTTTTTTACAAGTGTTTTACATAGCCAATATCACACACCGATGGATGAATCAGAAAATATTGATTTCGTAAAATTGCATAAAATGACCGAATGGATATATCGCACAGGATGGGTTTTATCTAACGATCAAGGCCGTCCGAAAACGCTTCCGAATGTAAAATTAGAGAGATAA